One window from the genome of Bacillus weihaiensis encodes:
- the rbsD gene encoding D-ribose pyranase, with product MKKQGILNSHISEVLTHLGHTDTIVIADCGLPIPPGVRRIDLALKQGDPSFLETINEVMSDMVVEKATLAKEIQLKNETVQKETVQLLEGIEVQYVSHEELKELTKKAKAVIRTGEVSPYANIILHAGVIF from the coding sequence ATGAAGAAGCAGGGGATTTTAAATAGTCATATATCAGAGGTGCTAACACATTTAGGTCATACAGATACGATTGTTATTGCCGATTGTGGGTTACCTATCCCTCCAGGTGTAAGAAGAATTGACCTTGCATTAAAACAAGGAGATCCAAGTTTTCTTGAGACGATAAACGAAGTCATGAGTGACATGGTCGTTGAAAAAGCAACGTTGGCTAAAGAAATACAACTGAAGAATGAAACTGTGCAAAAAGAAACGGTACAGCTTCTAGAAGGAATAGAGGTTCAGTATGTATCACATGAAGAGTTGAAGGAATTAACAAAGAAAGCGAAGGCGGTCATTAGGACAGGAGAGGTAAGTCCGTATGCAAATATTATTCTTCATGCAGGAGTGATTTTTTGA
- a CDS encoding sugar ABC transporter ATP-binding protein — MKPIVEMKNISKAFSGNRVLENVDFEIRSGEVHALMGENGAGKSTLMKILTGIYQRDSGSVYLKGEEVHFKDAKQAEESGISVIHQELNIIPHLSVTDNMFLGKELTVGRFGIIKQKEMRRKTKEYLQQLGIEIDPDKEAGELSVGQQQMIEIARAVAAKSEVLIMDEPTAALTDREIEALFKVIVRLKEQGVGIVYISHRMEEIFQVCDRISVLRDGEFIGVKEIPKTNFDEIVKMMVGRQLGERFPTRQTTLGAERLKVEQLTCKGVFEDISFSVREGEVLGVAGLMGAGRTEIMEAIFGYRSYQSGRIVIDGNDVKMKNPYEAIKQGIGFVTEDRKGEGLVVDLSVRENFSLTNLDRISSKQVIASSKEEEFVDELIEKLHVKTASRELSVKSLSGGNQQKIVIGKWLGTNPKILILDEPTRGVDVGAKKEIYQLINQLTQEGVAIVMVSSELPEILGMSDRVLVIHEGKVSAMIPIKEANQEKIMQAATGGKDS; from the coding sequence ATGAAGCCTATTGTGGAGATGAAAAATATATCGAAAGCATTTTCTGGAAATCGCGTGCTCGAAAATGTTGATTTTGAAATAAGATCTGGCGAAGTTCACGCATTAATGGGAGAAAATGGTGCTGGTAAATCAACATTAATGAAAATACTAACAGGTATTTATCAACGTGATTCTGGAAGCGTTTACCTAAAGGGCGAGGAGGTTCACTTTAAAGATGCGAAGCAAGCAGAAGAAAGTGGAATTTCCGTTATTCATCAGGAGTTGAATATCATACCTCATCTATCGGTAACAGATAATATGTTCCTAGGTAAAGAGCTTACTGTTGGACGATTTGGAATAATTAAACAGAAAGAAATGAGAAGGAAAACGAAGGAGTATTTACAGCAATTAGGCATTGAGATTGATCCTGATAAAGAAGCAGGAGAGCTATCTGTCGGTCAGCAGCAGATGATTGAAATTGCACGGGCTGTTGCTGCGAAATCAGAAGTTTTAATTATGGATGAACCAACAGCAGCATTAACAGATCGAGAAATTGAAGCACTATTTAAAGTGATTGTGAGATTAAAAGAGCAAGGCGTAGGGATTGTTTATATTTCTCATAGGATGGAAGAGATTTTTCAAGTGTGTGACCGAATCTCCGTATTAAGAGATGGTGAATTTATTGGGGTGAAGGAAATACCGAAAACGAATTTTGATGAAATTGTTAAGATGATGGTTGGTCGCCAATTAGGTGAAAGATTTCCAACGCGTCAGACTACTTTAGGGGCTGAGAGATTAAAGGTCGAACAGCTCACCTGTAAGGGTGTATTTGAGGATATATCGTTTTCAGTTCGAGAAGGGGAAGTGCTCGGTGTTGCTGGGTTAATGGGAGCTGGTCGAACAGAAATTATGGAAGCTATATTCGGCTATCGTTCCTATCAAAGTGGGAGGATAGTGATTGATGGCAACGATGTAAAGATGAAAAATCCATATGAAGCAATCAAGCAGGGGATTGGCTTTGTTACAGAAGATCGAAAGGGAGAAGGACTGGTAGTAGATTTATCGGTACGTGAGAATTTTTCCTTAACGAATTTGGATCGAATTTCTAGTAAACAAGTAATTGCCTCTAGTAAAGAAGAGGAATTTGTAGATGAGCTTATAGAGAAGCTACACGTTAAAACAGCTAGCCGAGAGCTTTCTGTCAAATCATTAAGTGGTGGAAATCAACAAAAGATTGTCATTGGAAAGTGGCTAGGAACGAATCCGAAAATTCTTATTTTAGATGAACCAACGCGTGGAGTTGATGTTGGAGCGAAAAAGGAAATCTATCAGCTTATCAATCAATTAACACAAGAAGGGGTAGCGATTGTGATGGTTTCCTCAGAATTACCTGAAATATTAGGTATGAGTGACAGAGTTCTTGTGATACATGAAGGGAAAGTATCTGCAATGATTCCGATTAAAGAAGCAAATCAAGAAAAAATTATGCAGGCAGCGACAGGAGGGAAAGATTCATGA
- a CDS encoding ABC transporter permease, with protein MKSSNWVTSNLQKLGPLVGLLLITVILSIVSPNFMTVDNMLNVLRQVSINALIAFGMTFVILTGGIDLSVGSILALASAVTASLLASGMDPILAILVGLLAGAIMGAINGLIITKGKVAPFIATLATMTVFRGLTLVYTDGRPITGLSSSELFVLMGKGYVGWIPVPVIWMLITYGILYFILKKTTFGRRVYAIGGNEEAAILSGIRTDRVKIWIYSLTGLLSALAGIILSSRLNSAQPTAGASYELDAIAAVVLGGTSLSGGRGWIFGTLVGALIIGVLNNGLNIMNVSSFYQQVVKGGVILLAVLLDRKKSA; from the coding sequence ATGAAATCCTCAAATTGGGTGACATCAAATCTTCAAAAGCTAGGTCCTTTAGTAGGATTACTACTTATTACGGTCATTTTGTCTATCGTTAGTCCAAACTTTATGACAGTAGACAATATGTTAAATGTGTTACGTCAAGTTTCTATTAACGCTCTAATCGCTTTTGGTATGACGTTTGTTATTTTAACTGGTGGAATTGATTTGTCGGTTGGTTCTATACTTGCCCTTGCCTCTGCTGTGACGGCTAGCTTATTAGCAAGTGGAATGGATCCAATCTTAGCCATTCTAGTTGGTCTTTTAGCTGGAGCGATCATGGGAGCAATTAACGGATTGATTATTACAAAAGGAAAGGTTGCCCCATTTATTGCAACGTTAGCAACTATGACAGTGTTCCGGGGGTTAACTCTTGTATATACCGATGGTCGACCAATTACAGGATTATCAAGTAGTGAATTGTTTGTACTAATGGGGAAAGGGTACGTTGGGTGGATTCCAGTCCCAGTAATTTGGATGTTAATCACTTACGGCATTCTTTACTTCATCTTAAAGAAAACAACATTTGGAAGACGTGTGTATGCGATTGGTGGAAATGAAGAAGCAGCGATTTTATCAGGGATTAGAACAGATCGAGTGAAAATCTGGATTTATTCCTTAACAGGTCTTTTATCCGCATTAGCTGGTATTATCTTATCATCAAGATTGAATTCTGCTCAGCCAACAGCAGGAGCATCTTACGAATTAGATGCTATTGCGGCAGTTGTCCTTGGTGGAACGAGCTTATCTGGAGGACGAGGTTGGATCTTTGGAACATTAGTTGGTGCGCTTATAATCGGTGTCCTTAACAATGGGCTTAATATTATGAATGTGAGCTCCTTTTATCAACAGGTTGTTAAAGGAGGTGTCATCTTACTAGCGGTATTGCTTGATCGAAAAAAATCAGCTTAA
- the rbsB gene encoding ribose ABC transporter substrate-binding protein RbsB → MKSVMKMMFFLVLSLAVLVGCSTEPPGASSDKSSNEGSGDDNVKVGLSISTLNNPFFVTLKEGAEEEAKAKDIELVVVDAQNDSAKQVSDIEDLIQQGVDVLLVNPTDSAAVSAAIESANSADVPVITLDRSAEGGEVVAHIASDNAAGGKMAGDFILEMLGNEGKVAEIEGIPGSSAARERGQGFHEAVDAVTEMEVAAKQTADFDRAKGLTVMENILQGNKDIQAVFAHNDEMALGALQAVEAAGLTDVIVVGFDATEDAVKAVEDGRLAATVAQKPAVIGQKGIETAIQVANGDSVEEFIPVELELIK, encoded by the coding sequence ATGAAATCAGTAATGAAAATGATGTTTTTCTTAGTATTAAGCTTGGCAGTTTTAGTAGGATGTTCAACAGAACCACCAGGGGCTTCATCAGATAAATCATCTAATGAAGGTAGTGGAGATGATAATGTTAAGGTAGGTCTATCTATATCAACATTAAATAATCCGTTTTTCGTGACTTTAAAAGAGGGTGCTGAAGAAGAAGCAAAAGCTAAAGATATTGAGCTTGTTGTAGTTGATGCGCAGAACGACTCTGCTAAACAAGTAAGTGATATTGAGGATTTAATTCAACAAGGTGTAGATGTTTTACTTGTAAACCCTACAGATTCAGCTGCAGTTTCAGCGGCAATTGAATCCGCAAACAGTGCAGATGTTCCAGTTATTACGCTTGATCGTAGTGCAGAAGGTGGAGAAGTGGTTGCACACATTGCTTCAGATAATGCAGCTGGAGGAAAAATGGCTGGAGACTTTATTTTAGAAATGCTTGGAAATGAAGGGAAGGTTGCTGAAATTGAAGGGATTCCAGGTTCTTCTGCTGCACGTGAACGAGGTCAAGGATTCCATGAAGCAGTTGATGCTGTAACGGAAATGGAAGTTGCGGCAAAACAAACGGCTGATTTTGATCGTGCAAAAGGTTTGACGGTTATGGAAAACATTCTTCAAGGGAACAAAGACATTCAAGCTGTTTTCGCACATAACGATGAAATGGCATTAGGTGCACTTCAAGCGGTTGAAGCAGCAGGATTAACGGATGTAATTGTTGTTGGCTTCGATGCGACAGAAGATGCAGTGAAAGCAGTAGAAGACGGACGTTTAGCAGCTACTGTTGCTCAAAAACCAGCAGTTATTGGACAAAAAGGAATTGAAACAGCGATTCAGGTTGCGAATGGGGATAGTGTGGAAGAGTTTATTCCAGTTGAGCTTGAATTAATCAAATAA